From Amyelois transitella isolate CPQ chromosome 2, ilAmyTran1.1, whole genome shotgun sequence:
gacatcgagggtctgatgatgcagtcggaaggtggtatacaggatctacgctccggtaactcgtatcgcgctgtgttttagctcgtcagttttgtctcagtgagcactttctgatgaagtgacatcgagggtctgatgatgcagtcggaaggtggtatacaggatctatgctccggtaactcgtatcgcgctgtgttttagctcgttagttttgtctccgtgagcactttctgatgaagtgacatcgagggtctgatgatgcagtcggaaggtggtatacaggatctacgctccggtaactcgtatcgcgctgtgttttagctcgtcagttttgtctcagtgagcactttctgatgaagtgacatcgagggtctgatgatgcagtcggaaggtggtatacagtatacaggatctacgctccggtaactcgtatcgcgctgtgttttagctcgttagttttgtctccgtgagcactttctgatgaagtgacatcgagggtctgatgatgcagtcggaaggtggtatacagtatacaggatctatgctccggtaactcgtatcgcgctgtgttttagctcgttagttttgtctccgtgagcactttctgatgaagtgacatcgagggtctgatgatgcagtcggaaggtggtatacaggatctacgctccggtaactcgtatcgcgctgtgttttagctcgttagttttgtctccgtgagcactttctgatgacaTCGATGTCTGGTTTGAATACatgctaataattttattttattgacagaTTAAAATGGAACCCCAAACCCCAAGTACTTCCAGAAGCATGTTTGTCGGCTTGGAGGTGACTAGAACTCCTCAGGGATCCCTTATTCGGGGCAGAGATGTAGTCTTGGAGACATCTGGATCAGGGAGGATTAGAGTATGTTATTTTCCAGTTTTGTTAACTTTcccttttactttaaaaacaaaaactgattatttcgtatattttattacagccTTGGCGGCCCCAAAATTTATCTGTGGAAGGCGAAGCCATAGAGATCGTGGATGAGTTGGTCCATGGCGGCGAAAAAGTAGCTGCTGTAAGaatggttttcttttttttgataactttagtagatgttcaacttttttttaactaccaagataataatatgtcgAGATGTATACTAACTTATTGCTCACTTATTGATGTCTATTGTAAGGATTatcgaaacaaaatattacctattaTCACAACATGcaatgttatttacaaaataattattttttaggtacCAGAGGAACGTACGAAAGGTCAGCCGCGTAATCTTTTTGGCCGAGAACCTGtaagtttcattttcataacactCTTTGAAAGTATAAATTACTTGCATTGAGAaagggatttttatttattgccgcTCTCATCGTGCACCGGACTATCTGATAGAAATCTAGTCCATCCAGTAACTAAGGTAATGTAACTAAGGGTGTTTGGTTTGTGCTTCAATAACACAATTCTGCTAAAATTGGCAATGCGGTATGAATGTATTGTAACTTCATTGATATAAAGGTGTTTGGTGTATGCTCAATAACGTAATTCAGCGAAATTGGCAATATGGCATGAATATATTGAaagttaattgaataaaaatgaacagGAATCTCTATTCCTGTTCATCGTTGGGATACACtaattattcctttttataaaaatattgtggttGGCATCTCTAACAATACCCGcttttgttatgtttgtgtgtatgcTTGCATGTGGTTTAGGgtttggtttttttaataggatGAAGACATACTGGATCCTGAGCTGGCTGAAGAATTAGCCATCGACTCTGGAAGTGATGAGGATGCCGAGGAAGAATTGACTCTCGATCAGTTACAGCAGATGTTGGAATCAGATGACGATTTTATTGAAGATGAAGTTAGTGAGGAGCCATTGACTTGGTCATCTGATTTTAACGAATTTAGAGGGGTCAGGGAGGACTTCAACGAAGAAGctggtcctaaaattgaggGAACAAGTCCTTTAGGCTTGTTTACTCAAATTTGGGACCAGCCTCTGATGGATTCTATTGTCCACGAAACGAATCATTACGCTTGGGAAACAATAACCGGTTTCTTTGAAACCGGAGACTCCATGCCAAGTAAATCTCGCATGAACGACTGGGTGGAAACTTCGGTTTCCGAACTATATAGGCTTATAGGTGTGATGATATTTATGTCAATATGTGTAAGAAGTAGGTTAGAGGAATATTGGATGACGGGTGTGATGGGTATGCCGGAGTTTCGAAAACTGATGTCAAGGGATCATTACGTAATgctcttaaaatttttgcacTTTACTGATAACAACAACATACATGTACAGGGGCGTGATAAGaaaatagctaaaataaaacctattatagattatttaaataaaaaattccagTCCATTTACGTGCCTCACAGAGAAGTATCGATAGACGAATCGTTGCTGCTTTGGAAGGGTCATTTAAGCTGGAAACAATGCATTCGTTCCAAAGCAGCTCGATTCGGTATCAAAAGTTATGAACTCTGTGAGGCCGTAACTGGATAcgtagtaaatttaattttgtatgccgGCAAAGGCACGACAACTGCAGAAACGGTTTACGGGTTTACTACATCCACTGCCAAAATAGTCCTTGAGCTTTTCAAGAACTATTtaggcaagggatataccctgttcatggacaatttttataattctgttCCTCTGAcccaatttctaaaaaaacataaaactgaCGTAGTCGGTACTCTGAACCGTCGCCGAAAAGACACGCCCGTAGAAATCCAAAATTTGCAGGATAAAAGGATGGCTAGGGGTAGTGTGGTAAGTAGACACTGTGGTGATGTATCCGTCATAGCATGGAAAGATGTGAAGCTTGTCACCACTGTATCTACTTACCACAAaacagatatggctccagggCACAGGGCTGGCCAACCCTGCTCCAAACCAGTCGTGGTccatgaatataataaatacatgggAGGCGTCGATCTCAAAGATCAAAAGCTAAGcatgtatttattagaaagaaagagggGAATCAAAtggtatattaaagtttttagacgtcttttaaatatatctattttaaatgcatatattatatattgtgcTAACATTGGCCAGCATAAAAAAATGACTCACCGCCAATTTCGTTTCAAGCTTGCTGAAGAGCTCTGCTTAGAATTCGGACAAAACGTCTCCTCACGTTCGCGCCAGGTCCCCATCCCCACCTGTAGCAGGCTGAACAGGGATTTTAATCATTTCCCTGTTCATAATGAGGTGACCGAGGAGCGAACCaaaaaacaagataaatttaagagGGGACGTTGTGTTAGATGCAGGCAAAAATGTAACATCGCGTGCAGTCATTGCACGGTGTATATTTGTGTTGGCCAATGTTGGCTTGAGTATCATACTTTAGAAAATCTATAGTTTGTAAATTACTTCTgtagttacatatatataaaatatataattaaatattatctatttatttatattagttatatatttatataaaatgtgtgATGTAGTAGTCAACACACCAGACTGCTACTTccaggtctcgggttcgatccccaGTCAGGTCAAGTtggtaaattatctttttcatattgacTTCTGATCTTgggtgtttatctatttatgtatacattattttatttttaaatattaatattaggattattgtttaaaaatacttttttctctTTGATCCCTTCTTTCTTAGGACTGCACTGGTTTGGTCTACGGGTTATAAGATACATAGAatgaatatacaaataaaataaaaaaaaaaaaaattcaaagccCTTCAGGCGAGTAGGCGACCAATACTGTTGAAAAGAGTTTCTTTCGGCGTTTCTTCTCTTGCAGTGGTCGGTTACGAAGCGCTAGTAGTCTTTAGCTTtgaaagaattaataattttaaatttgagttttgaatacatatctatttaatttatctaaatcGATAATTTTTACATGTAATTTGACGTAAAAAAGTGCCTACAAAggcctattttctgaataaacgTTTGAGTTTGGTTACAGTCGGCTTGAGCTCGATCGAACGCATGCGTGTTTTGAGTCCAAACAtgctttgtttaaaatttaagttgacGTCATTTAGAGACactgctgcagtgcagtttggtGCCTATTCTTCTGTTATCCTATTCTTCACTTGCGCTTCTGAATTTGTGTAAACTTTTTTGCATATGAATATTCTGCAGACTGTTTAAATAACACCCTTTTAAAACGTTGTTGTTATCAGTAAAGTGAAATGATGGGAATCTAAAATTTCGATTCCTacgcaaaatttttttgtttaatttgaattcataattcattaaaaataagtatttttttttacaaaacaaccGACTTCAACACTATTCCCTAtctcaaaaattactgaaccgattttgatgaaagtattttttttcaataagtctttatatattacatagttCTTATCATTatagatttattgaaaaaaaaaacttatcaaaaacagttcagtaattatttttacaaaattgtaattttatttttattttttcattggtaaaaataattcctagtatgtactatgaatcattggtaaaaataattactagtATGTACTATGAATTGAATAGGTTTAGAGTAGTGGAAACCAATAAacattgtacatttttgtattccaataaaagaaacattttaatcaacattttatttttatttttacaagacaCTCTTTTCCAAATTACTAACGTGCAcaactaaaaacaaacatcCTGTAGATATGCCCAGATCCGACCTAAAGCAGTTAGACAAACATTGACAGTGGACGGATACGGCCATCAGCAGTTAGGCGTTAACCACATGCCGCCATTTTGTCCAGATACGGCCATCAGCAGACAAGCAAGGCAAACAAGTCACGCACACAGACATACATTTTTCTAGTTTTTGGCTATGGTTTTTCGCTCATTTTCTCTAGGCAAGCTATATATGTCTGATATAAAAACGAAACTACAATTTTTCGTGTTTGCCACACTGCCCTTACAGTTGAGCAAAGACAAATGTAAGTGAATGAACGAgccaattgaaaaaatgatAGTTTTCTAGGTAAGTTTTCAGTTTTTAGTAGAAATATACTATTTTAAGACATTTAGATACATTTTACTTGTTGTTTTGTGAAgccaaatacattatttacgaTTACAATGCctcaaataaatctacatttcaatattttcatggtaATAGAAGTATAAAGTTTGCGTTGTAGAAGTTGCAAAATGGCGAAATCGTGATTCTTACTGGATTATTTGTGAAGACGATTTTAGAGAATTTTACTTGGgacataataactttttggcACCATTAAATTCCTCAATTATTGGACTTTGTGGAAtagtaaacaaaaacagaatatATGAAAGATGTAAATTGCAaaatcagtaaaatatttacaatggaTAATTTTTcggtaagttttgaattcagtgacctaaatataataaacgcaAGTGTTTTTTCGcatcaaaatttattgcatatgattcttcatttatatatctttaaaaaaaaataaatttttgggtAGGtcccaaataattatatacagataTACAACAAAATCTAAGACACTGCGCGCCCGTCCGCCGCGGCGCTTGAACGCCGCAGACGAGGTGCGCAGTTTGCGTATAGCCGCCGCAGCTGAAGggttaaatctttaaaattacgcaacggattttgatgcggttttttgtaataggtagagtgattcaagaggaaggtttttatatacatataattttttccgaattttgcacccgtgcgaagcaggggcgggtcgctagttaataaataaataatttgacaaaTACTTGGTACTAGATGGGCTGTAATCGAGACAGCGGTCCATGCAGAAGACGACGCGGCGGTAGTCCGCGGCTTCCATGGCGCGCTGCGCGTCCTCGTGCAGCCGCCGCAGCGACTCCAGTGCGCGCCGCTCGCTCGCCGCACACTCAGCGCCGCCTAGCTCGCTCGCACGGGCCACCGCTTGCTCCCCTCCGGACATGTCGCCTATAACATTCACATACATGTGCAACATGACAGTTTAAGATGTTCCCGGGAACTCCAAAAACCATGAATGAGGCCTACTCCTCACCATCAGCGGTGCTTTGTTCCTGAGCTGAGGATAGTTTGACTGAAGAGATTCCAGCATCTCCACTTAAAAAAGCAAGAGGGCTGATGAAATGGACAAATCCAGTCACTCGGGAAAAAAGAATGACAGGTTTatgaatttaaactttattgcacaaaaaattatGGGAAGAGTTAATGctgcattcttctttttcctCTTGGTATTAATCATATTTTACCTAGTAAAGCAAGACACAAAAGAGTAGGAGGAATGTATGCCAAGATGATGGCAATTATGACTCCCAATAAGTTTATTAGTGTGATTTAAACCTGACTTTAGTTTAgttttcaatatatatttttttctatttactgTGTTTGAAGTTGTTTTTCATACCAGAAACAAATAAGCAAAAATAGCAACATCTAAAATAAttcaacaattaaaataattaataaataaaaaattagattACTAACCCAGTGCTATACAACACTTAGCAATACGAATATAGCCTTTTGTGAATGTTGGATCGAGTGAGACTGCTTTCTGTGCATCTTCAAGGGCTTTTTTGTACATGCCCAACATCATATAGCAGGCGGACCGATTGCCATAGTAAGCAGCATTCTCTGGACATAGTTTTATTGCTTCATCATACATAGTCAGCGCActcttgtaatttttaaatttgtacaaaTGATTGccactttctttcttttcttctgCCAgtctaaataagaaaaaaaacaaatcaataatGACTaactaaaaacaattttcCTATCATTCAGCCCACACGAGACTATGTCTTAAACCTACAAGTAGGTCAAATGTCAAGGTACTCCAATGCATGGAACAAACAATCAAGCAATcttataaacaataaagttatttgCAATGTAATATCTGTATTGATAACTGAATTTATATGTTCAATTATCCATATTACAATACTAAGTACCTATCAAAGCGAAAAAACCCGAAATCAGATAAGAAATTGAAGTTAATTTACCTTTCAGGACTTTTGGGTATCAAATCTTCGATAGTTAAATCTAAATCTACGACGTCCGAATCTGCcatttttgtaattgtttgtATTGTAAAGCACTAGATTTTTtgaacaatttcttttttggaCTGTATTGCAGTGCTCACTGTTTTTGATGACTGATccacaaacaaaagaaaataatgtgtAGAGATAAAACCGAAACGAATCGTCGAATCTCTATGGATTTAGAGATGGAAGGTGAGTCGTATATCAATCGATAGATTTATCGTTATAGAATCGACATTTTCATAGGTTACATCCAAGTTACATCGTACGTTAATTGTTGAAGTTAAAATTGTCATTGTCACCAATATCTAACTATCATTGTCATTTCTTTAGTAATTTCATTCGTTTGTTTTTGCATTGCGATCATTGCTTGcagttaaatgttttaatttgcttagaaataaattgtaaattttccTTTTACTCGGCTCATAGATTAGGTATGAGGTACCTGATCTGTaacaacaaattaataaagaagtgGCATCGAGTGTTtgatatttaaatctaaacaAGAATACTTGATAACTCATAATAATTACTATGGGTAGTCCTGAGCGCGAGCTGTGTCCTCCGCCATCTGAAGAAGATGAATTGACGTTACCTAGAGCCagcattaataaaatgatcAAAGAATTGGTGCCTTCAGTTCGAGTTGCTTTTGAATCAAGAGAACTGATATTAAATTGCTGTAcagaatttattcatttacttaGTTCTGAAGCCAATGAAGTTtgcaatcaaaataataaaaagacaattaaCGCAGAGCATGTACTCATAGGTGAGTgccctttttaaatataaattatgtaccCACATTGGTGAGGACATAAAAAGCTTTATAGAATAATTGGCTTTATGGATAATACACTTTTACGAAACAAAGATTGTTGTATAGTAGTTGTTTGTGAAGTGATATGGTTTTGTTTCCTAGGGTTTGCACTGTgggattaaaaattatataatattctgtATTATACTGatgttagaaaaaaaaattgtaatatgtaTCTGTTCACAGCATTGGATAGATTAGGTTTCAATGATTACACAATAGAAGCGGAGGCTGTTTTGAAGGACTGTAAGGCAGTGGCTGCAAAGAGAAGGAGGCAGAGCACCAGATTAGAAAACCTAGGAATACCAGAAGAAGAATTACTGAGGCAACAGCAAGAGTTATTTGCAAaggtttgtatttttcttagt
This genomic window contains:
- the LOC132902560 gene encoding uncharacterized protein LOC132902560 isoform X2; this translates as MEPQTPSTSRSMFVGLEVTRTPQGSLIRGRDVVLETSGSGRIRPWRPQNLSVEGEAIEIVDELVHGGEKVAAVPEERTKGQPRNLFGREPVSFIFITLFESINYLH
- the LOC132902560 gene encoding piggyBac transposable element-derived protein 4-like isoform X1, with protein sequence MLESDDDFIEDEVSEEPLTWSSDFNEFRGVREDFNEEAGPKIEGTSPLGLFTQIWDQPLMDSIVHETNHYAWETITGFFETGDSMPSKSRMNDWVETSVSELYRLIGVMIFMSICVRSRLEEYWMTGVMGMPEFRKLMSRDHYVMLLKFLHFTDNNNIHVQGRDKKIAKIKPIIDYLNKKFQSIYVPHREVSIDESLLLWKGHLSWKQCIRSKAARFGIKSYELCEAVTGYVVNLILYAGKGTTTAETVYGFTTSTAKIVLELFKNYLGKGYTLFMDNFYNSVPLTQFLKKHKTDVVGTLNRRRKDTPVEIQNLQDKRMARGSVVSRHCGDVSVIAWKDVKLVTTVSTYHKTDMAPGHRAGQPCSKPVVVHEYNKYMGGVDLKDQKLSMYLLERKRGIKWYIKVFRRLLNISILNAYIIYCANIGQHKKMTHRQFRFKLAEELCLEFGQNVSSRSRQVPIPTCSRLNRDFNHFPVHNEVTEERTKKQDKFKRGRCVRCRQKCNIACSHCTVYICVGQCWLEYHTLENL
- the LOC106143101 gene encoding protein Dr1 yields the protein MGSPERELCPPPSEEDELTLPRASINKMIKELVPSVRVAFESRELILNCCTEFIHLLSSEANEVCNQNNKKTINAEHVLIALDRLGFNDYTIEAEAVLKDCKAVAAKRRRQSTRLENLGIPEEELLRQQQELFAKAREEQAKQDQQQWLLLQQQGLAGPEGAPQPYVPPPSGIKIEDEEDDDYS